From a region of the Littorina saxatilis isolate snail1 unplaced genomic scaffold, US_GU_Lsax_2.0 scaffold_422, whole genome shotgun sequence genome:
- the LOC138957665 gene encoding ribonuclease H-like yields MMHQDYNASVWTHIYTDGSSDGAIKNGGSGILVRYPDGHTLSRSLPAGELSSNYRAELTALREAVSLVSEHPPSHAVFLTDCRSAVQSLQSPQEQLERDTQRLLCTLSQSTNVAVQWIPAHCGLSGNEEADRLAKTGSHLEQTRPTVSYSEAKTLW; encoded by the exons ATGATGCACCAGGACTACAACGCCTCAGTATGGACTCACATCTACACTGACGGGTCCTCAGATGGTGCCATCAAAAACGGAGGAAGCGGGATCCTGGTACGCTACCCAGACGGACACACCCTTTCAAGATCCCTGCCTGCCGGAGAGCTGTCATCCAACTACCGGGCAGAACTCACCGCTCTCAGAGAAGCAGTTAGCCTGGTCAGCGAACACCCACCCTCTCACGCCGTCTTCCTGACCGACTGCAGATCCGCCGTCCAAAGCCTGCAGTCGCCCCAAGAGCAGCTGGAACGAGACACCCAGCGTCTTCTTTGTACTCTCTCCCAGAGCACAAACGTCGCTGTCCAGTGGATCCCTGCTCACTGTGGCCTCTCAGGGAACGAGGAAGCGGACAGACTGGCCAAGACTGGCAGCCatctggagcagacaagaccaacagtctcttacagtgaagccaaaaccctg tggtaa